The Euphorbia lathyris chromosome 3, ddEupLath1.1, whole genome shotgun sequence genome contains a region encoding:
- the LOC136223796 gene encoding uncharacterized protein, translated as MGKKVKWSWTAAFAGAVSATAVTTLLSARPKDPIFKLISIDFTSFKLNLPVLDTELLLTVHVTNPNFTSINYSAATMSIIYDGSVLGSAQVAADSQPARSCKLLRLPARLDGLQMAHHAAKFLGDVAAREMVLDAEVNIEGAARVLWWDHRCKIHVDSHVTVDPLFLDVVDQENKSHVFLA; from the coding sequence ATGGGCAAAAAAGTCAAATGGAGCTGGACCGCAGCTTTCGCCGGAGCAGTGTCAGCGACGGCGGTAACAACTCTCCTCAGTGCAAGACCTAAAGACCCAATCTTCAAATTAATCTCCATCGATTTCACTTCTTTCAAGCTCAACCTCCCCGTCCTCGACACCGAGCTACTCCTCACCGTTCACGTCACTAACCCTAATTTCACCTCCATTAACTACTCCGCCGCCACCATGTCCATCATCTACGACGGCTCTGTCCTCGGCTCCGCTCAGGTCGCGGCCGATTCTCAGCCGGCTAGGTCTTGTAAATTGCTGCGGCTCCCAGCTCGGCTCGACGGTCTGCAGATGGCTCACCATGCCGCGAAGTTTCTCGGCGACGTCGCTGCTCGGGAAATGGTGCTGGATGCGGAAGTGAACATTGAAGGGGCGGCGAGAGTGTTGTGGTGGGACCACCGGTGTAAGATCCACGTGGATAGCCATGTGACCGTTGATCCTTTGTTTCTAGATGTGGTTGATCAAGAAAATAAGTCCCATGTTTTTCTTGCTTGA